A portion of the Streptomyces coeruleoprunus genome contains these proteins:
- a CDS encoding siderophore-interacting protein — MGHGWQGAVLKLMRAKDFTLTVTSNERVSDRLHRLSFSDGGMLRATGVHPTMWVRLWFDNGGRPHQRAYTLVEPDPTDGTFRMDFALHSGRASDWARAARPGDTIEATVQGSEFALPDPLPSRLLVVGDAASRPAIDSLLASMPLTPATIWYETSHAFDGDHAPRGGAPGREVIQVPRRDQGAHLIKTVRAALPERVDDASYLWIACDTATTRSLASYARRQLGVPKERLHALGYWRAA, encoded by the coding sequence GTGGGACACGGCTGGCAGGGTGCCGTCCTCAAGCTCATGCGGGCCAAGGACTTCACCCTCACCGTCACGTCGAACGAGCGAGTCTCCGACAGGCTCCACCGCCTCTCCTTCTCCGACGGCGGGATGCTCCGCGCCACCGGAGTCCACCCGACGATGTGGGTGCGCCTGTGGTTCGACAACGGCGGCCGGCCCCACCAACGGGCGTACACCCTCGTCGAGCCGGACCCGACGGACGGGACGTTCCGTATGGACTTCGCGCTGCACTCCGGCCGCGCCAGCGACTGGGCCCGCGCCGCACGCCCGGGCGACACCATCGAGGCGACGGTGCAGGGTTCGGAGTTCGCCCTGCCCGATCCCCTGCCGTCGCGGCTGCTCGTCGTCGGTGACGCCGCGTCCCGGCCCGCCATCGACTCGCTGCTCGCGTCCATGCCGCTCACGCCGGCCACGATCTGGTACGAGACGTCGCACGCCTTCGACGGCGACCACGCTCCGCGGGGCGGGGCTCCGGGCCGCGAGGTCATCCAGGTGCCGCGTCGCGACCAGGGCGCCCATCTGATCAAGACCGTTCGGGCCGCCCTCCCGGAGCGCGTGGACGACGCCTCCTACCTCTGGATCGCCTGTGACACGGCGACCACCCGGTCCCTCGCCTCCTACGCGCGCAGGCAGCTCGGCGTGCCGAAGGAGCGGCTGCACGCCCTCGGCTACTGGCGGGCCGCCTGA
- the argB gene encoding acetylglutamate kinase: MGTPVDQEVTAADLLAGDLPWLEELQGRTVVVKFGGNAMVDPSLHRTFAQDVVELWHAGLRPVVVHGGGPQISAMLDRLDLEVRFEAGLRVTTPETMDVVRMVLTGQVQRELVGAINAHGPFAVGLSGEDAHTMTAVRRPAWVDGQPVDIGLVGDIVSVDAETVRALLEQGRIPVVSPIARGTDGEVYNVNADLAASALAVALGAERLVMLTDVEGLYADWPHSTEVIERLTATELDGLLPDLASGMLPKMEGCLRAVRSGVARAHVLDGRVPHAVLRGVFGDRSPGTTVVPDTVPVGEGAVV; encoded by the coding sequence ATGGGGACACCCGTCGACCAGGAGGTGACCGCGGCCGATCTGCTCGCGGGAGACCTGCCGTGGCTGGAGGAGCTCCAGGGCCGGACGGTCGTCGTGAAGTTCGGCGGCAACGCGATGGTGGATCCGTCGCTCCACCGGACCTTCGCGCAGGACGTGGTGGAGCTGTGGCATGCCGGTCTGCGCCCCGTCGTCGTGCACGGCGGCGGACCCCAGATCAGCGCGATGCTGGACCGGCTGGACCTGGAGGTCCGCTTCGAGGCGGGCCTGCGGGTGACCACCCCGGAGACCATGGACGTGGTCCGCATGGTGCTGACGGGCCAGGTGCAGCGCGAACTGGTCGGTGCCATCAACGCGCACGGCCCGTTCGCCGTGGGCCTGTCCGGTGAGGACGCGCACACCATGACGGCCGTGCGCCGCCCGGCCTGGGTGGACGGGCAACCCGTGGACATCGGCCTGGTCGGCGACATCGTGTCCGTGGACGCCGAGACCGTGCGGGCGCTGCTGGAGCAGGGCCGTATCCCCGTGGTCTCACCGATCGCCCGCGGCACGGACGGGGAGGTCTACAACGTGAACGCCGACCTCGCCGCCTCCGCGCTGGCCGTGGCGCTGGGCGCGGAGCGCCTCGTGATGCTGACGGACGTGGAGGGGCTGTACGCGGACTGGCCGCACAGCACCGAGGTGATCGAACGCCTCACGGCCACGGAACTGGACGGGCTGCTCCCGGACCTGGCGAGCGGGATGCTGCCCAAGATGGAGGGCTGCCTGCGGGCGGTCCGCTCCGGCGTGGCTCGGGCGCACGTGCTCGACGGGCGCGTTCCGCACGCGGTGCTGCGGGGCGTGTTCGGCGACAGGAGTCCGGGCACGACCGTCGTGCCCGACACCGTGCCGGTGGGCGAGGGGGCCGTCGTATGA
- the argC gene encoding N-acetyl-gamma-glutamyl-phosphate reductase: MTVRVAVAGASGYAGGELLRLLASHPGVEIGAVTAHSSAGRRLGEVQPHLAALADRTLEPTSADVLRGHDAVFLALPHGESAPLARRLGDETLVVDCGADFRLVDASAWTRFYGSPHAGTWPYGLPELPGARDELRGAGRIAVPGCYPTAVTLALMPAYAARLVEPDAVIVAASGTSGAGRAVKPHLLGSEVMGSMSPYGVGGGHRHTPELTQNLSRVAGERVTVSFTPTLAPMPRGILATCSARLRPAFSGEDAADRVRAAFEEAYADEPFVRLLPAGQWPSTGSVVGSNTAQVQVAVDRDAGRLVCVSAIDNLVKGTAGGAVQCMNVALGLPEWLGLPTNGVAP, encoded by the coding sequence ATGACCGTACGGGTCGCTGTGGCCGGTGCCAGTGGCTACGCGGGCGGCGAACTCCTGCGCCTCCTGGCCTCCCATCCGGGGGTGGAGATCGGCGCCGTCACGGCCCACAGCAGCGCGGGACGCCGGCTCGGCGAGGTGCAGCCGCACCTGGCGGCGCTCGCGGACCGGACGCTGGAGCCGACCTCGGCCGACGTGCTGCGCGGACACGACGCGGTGTTCCTCGCCCTGCCCCACGGCGAGTCGGCTCCGCTCGCGCGCCGCCTGGGGGACGAGACGCTCGTCGTGGACTGCGGCGCCGACTTCCGGCTGGTCGACGCCTCGGCGTGGACGCGCTTCTACGGCTCGCCGCACGCGGGGACGTGGCCGTACGGGCTGCCGGAACTGCCCGGGGCGCGGGACGAGTTGCGGGGCGCCGGCCGGATCGCCGTGCCCGGCTGCTACCCGACCGCGGTCACCCTGGCCCTGATGCCCGCGTACGCCGCCCGCCTGGTCGAGCCGGACGCCGTGATCGTCGCGGCCAGCGGCACGTCGGGGGCCGGCCGGGCGGTGAAGCCGCACCTGCTCGGCTCCGAGGTGATGGGCTCCATGAGCCCGTACGGCGTGGGCGGAGGCCACCGGCACACCCCCGAGCTGACGCAGAACCTGTCGCGGGTGGCGGGCGAGCGGGTCACCGTGTCGTTCACGCCGACCCTGGCCCCCATGCCCCGCGGCATCCTCGCCACCTGCTCGGCCCGGCTGCGTCCCGCGTTCTCCGGTGAGGACGCCGCCGACCGCGTACGTGCCGCGTTCGAGGAGGCGTACGCGGACGAGCCGTTCGTCCGGCTGCTGCCGGCCGGCCAGTGGCCGTCCACCGGCTCGGTCGTCGGCTCCAACACGGCCCAGGTACAGGTGGCCGTGGACCGGGACGCCGGGCGTCTCGTCTGTGTGAGCGCCATCGACAACCTGGTGAAGGGCACCGCCGGTGGCGCGGTGCAGTGCATGAACGTCGCCCTCGGCCTGCCGGAGTGGCTGGGCCTGCCCACGAATGGAGTGGCTCCGTGA
- a CDS encoding isochorismatase family protein, with product MGLPAIESYPMPERSALPASCASWTVDPDRCALLVHDMQNHFVRAFRPGLPPVVDLVRNIAALRELAGTLGMPVVFSAEPAAQEPGRRGLAADVWGPGIGNEPDAAAIVDPLVPRPGEHLLANVRQNAFLRSHLGRLLRLENRDQLIICGVYAHLGVLLTAADAFMNDIQPFVVADAVADFSAEEHAMALRWAARSGVVCTTDTLLRDLLLHRVPKEAKSAGEARGS from the coding sequence ATGGGCTTGCCGGCCATCGAGTCGTATCCGATGCCCGAACGCTCGGCGCTCCCCGCATCCTGCGCGTCGTGGACCGTCGATCCGGACCGGTGCGCACTCCTCGTGCACGACATGCAGAATCATTTCGTCCGGGCCTTCCGGCCCGGCCTCCCGCCCGTCGTGGACCTGGTCCGCAACATCGCCGCCCTGCGCGAACTCGCCGGAACGCTCGGCATGCCCGTGGTGTTCAGCGCCGAGCCCGCCGCCCAGGAGCCGGGCCGGCGTGGGCTCGCGGCCGACGTCTGGGGGCCCGGCATCGGGAACGAGCCGGACGCCGCCGCCATCGTCGACCCGCTGGTGCCGCGCCCCGGCGAACACCTGCTGGCGAACGTCCGCCAGAACGCCTTCCTGCGGAGCCATCTCGGCAGGCTGCTGCGCCTGGAGAACCGGGACCAGCTGATCATCTGCGGCGTCTACGCGCACCTCGGCGTCCTGTTGACCGCCGCCGACGCCTTCATGAACGACATCCAGCCGTTCGTCGTGGCGGACGCCGTCGCCGACTTCTCCGCCGAGGAGCACGCCATGGCCCTGCGCTGGGCGGCCCGCAGCGGCGTCGTCTGCACGACCGACACGCTGCTGCGCGACCTGCTGCTCCACAGGGTGCCGAAAGAGGCGAAGTCCGCCGGAGAGGCGAGGGGCTCCTGA
- a CDS encoding DUF2470 domain-containing protein — protein sequence MSTADESIQSEPTAAVRVRSVLARAVSLSLTTEGRAYDLIGMHSVSRRGRIALHPPTDSPLGAQVAHAPRGSLAALLEFTDIAPTAVRDRVRARVTVAGWLAPDGRGGGTSLRVDIAHVTLRTAAGSVEVGLDELTLAEPDPLAVEEAAMLTHLADAHEDMVAGLVALAGHRVPPGFTRVVPLALDRHGITLRCEYPGSRCDVRLLFPEPAEDATAAGERIRRFLAIPGTGARHRRSSSRP from the coding sequence TTGAGCACCGCAGACGAGAGCATCCAGTCCGAACCGACCGCCGCGGTGCGGGTCCGTTCGGTGCTCGCCCGTGCCGTCTCGCTGTCCCTCACCACGGAGGGGCGGGCGTACGACCTGATCGGTATGCACTCGGTGAGCCGGAGGGGGCGGATCGCGCTCCACCCGCCGACCGACAGCCCCCTCGGCGCCCAGGTCGCGCACGCGCCGCGCGGCAGTCTCGCCGCTCTGCTGGAGTTCACGGACATCGCGCCGACAGCGGTCCGCGACCGTGTACGGGCCCGGGTCACGGTCGCCGGCTGGCTGGCGCCGGACGGTCGCGGCGGGGGCACGTCCCTGCGCGTCGACATCGCGCACGTCACCCTGCGCACCGCGGCCGGTTCCGTGGAGGTGGGACTCGACGAGCTGACCCTCGCGGAACCGGATCCCCTCGCGGTCGAGGAAGCGGCGATGCTGACCCATCTCGCCGACGCCCACGAGGACATGGTGGCCGGCCTGGTCGCCCTGGCCGGGCACCGGGTACCGCCGGGCTTCACCCGTGTCGTACCGCTGGCCCTGGACCGCCACGGCATCACCCTGCGCTGCGAATACCCCGGCAGCCGGTGCGACGTGCGCCTGCTGTTCCCGGAACCCGCCGAGGACGCCACGGCGGCAGGCGAGCGGATTCGTCGCTTTCTCGCCATTCCCGGGACTGGCGCCCGCCATCGGCGATCCTCTTCCCGGCCCTGA
- the argJ gene encoding bifunctional glutamate N-acetyltransferase/amino-acid acetyltransferase ArgJ, whose protein sequence is MTVTAAQGFLASGVAAGIKESGAPDLALVVNRGPSRAAAGVFTSNRVQAAPVRWSRRALADGALSAVVLNSGGANACTGPAGAEDARLMAEHTARAIGVADPHEVAVCSTGLIGVPLPMGAVTAGIDAAARRLARSGGEDAAVAIKTTDTVHKTSVATGSGWVVGGMAKGAGMLAPGLATMLVVLTTDADVPAADLDRALRGAVRTTFDRVDSDGCMSTNDTVLLLASGASGITPGEAEFADAVHAVCRDLARQLVADAEGASKEIEVQVVGAASEADAVTVGRSVARNNLLKCALHGEDPNWGRVLSAIGTTDAVFDPDLLDVAINDVWVCRDGAAGESRDKVDMSGRRITVTVDLRAGDESAVIWTNDLTAEYVHENSAYSS, encoded by the coding sequence GTGACCGTGACCGCTGCCCAAGGGTTCCTTGCGAGCGGTGTCGCCGCCGGCATCAAGGAATCCGGCGCTCCCGATCTCGCCCTGGTCGTCAACCGGGGCCCGTCCCGCGCCGCCGCGGGCGTGTTCACCTCCAACCGCGTCCAGGCCGCTCCGGTGCGCTGGTCCCGCCGGGCCCTCGCGGACGGCGCGCTGTCGGCGGTCGTCCTCAACTCGGGTGGCGCGAACGCGTGCACCGGCCCCGCCGGTGCCGAGGACGCCCGCCTCATGGCGGAGCACACGGCCCGCGCGATCGGGGTGGCCGACCCGCACGAGGTCGCGGTGTGCTCCACGGGGCTCATCGGCGTCCCCCTCCCCATGGGCGCGGTCACGGCGGGCATCGACGCCGCGGCGCGGCGGCTGGCGAGGAGCGGCGGCGAGGACGCGGCCGTGGCGATCAAGACGACGGACACCGTGCACAAGACCTCGGTGGCGACCGGGTCCGGATGGGTCGTGGGAGGAATGGCCAAGGGCGCGGGCATGCTCGCGCCCGGCCTGGCCACCATGCTGGTGGTCCTCACCACCGACGCGGACGTACCGGCGGCGGACCTCGACCGGGCCCTGCGCGGCGCGGTGCGCACCACCTTCGACCGGGTGGACTCCGACGGGTGCATGTCCACGAACGACACGGTGCTGCTCCTCGCGTCCGGGGCCTCCGGGATCACCCCCGGCGAGGCCGAGTTCGCCGACGCGGTGCACGCCGTGTGCCGCGACCTGGCACGCCAGCTGGTCGCGGACGCCGAGGGCGCGTCCAAGGAGATCGAGGTGCAGGTCGTCGGGGCGGCGTCCGAGGCGGACGCCGTCACGGTCGGAAGGTCGGTGGCGCGCAACAACCTCCTCAAGTGCGCGCTGCACGGCGAGGATCCCAACTGGGGGCGCGTGCTGTCGGCGATCGGCACCACGGACGCCGTGTTCGACCCGGACCTGCTGGACGTGGCGATCAACGACGTGTGGGTCTGCCGCGACGGCGCGGCCGGTGAGTCCCGCGACAAGGTGGACATGTCGGGCCGCCGGATCACGGTCACCGTCGACCTCCGTGCCGGCGACGAGTCGGCGGTGATCTGGACCAACGACCTCACCGCCGAGTACGTCCACGAGAACAGCGCCTACAGCTCATGA
- a CDS encoding GNAT family N-acetyltransferase produces MITATPRPATLLPSAPHPLLPPPAPTFSVRSAGPRDAAALAALSQPFVRSGALRARPFHVYAWHAADFLVAEGPDGALEGCLALRVQPEPTSEGRATGVLYNFCVARHRQGSGLGARLLGAALAQGRSQSLDALFTATTGSGRLFLRYGFTPVPQRLAPEAWARTLDPRRNAKVLARVL; encoded by the coding sequence TTGATCACGGCCACGCCGCGCCCTGCCACGCTGCTGCCCAGCGCGCCCCACCCGCTCCTGCCGCCGCCCGCTCCGACCTTCTCGGTACGGTCCGCCGGGCCCCGCGACGCCGCCGCACTCGCCGCCCTCTCCCAGCCGTTCGTCCGCTCCGGCGCCCTGCGCGCCCGGCCGTTCCACGTCTACGCCTGGCACGCGGCCGACTTCCTGGTGGCGGAGGGCCCCGACGGCGCCCTGGAGGGCTGCCTGGCACTGCGCGTACAGCCCGAGCCGACGAGCGAGGGACGCGCCACCGGAGTCCTCTACAACTTCTGCGTCGCCCGCCACCGGCAGGGCAGCGGCCTGGGCGCACGGCTGCTGGGCGCCGCGCTGGCACAGGGCCGTTCGCAGTCGCTGGACGCGCTGTTCACGGCGACGACCGGAAGCGGTCGTCTCTTCCTGCGCTACGGCTTCACCCCGGTCCCTCAGCGCCTGGCCCCGGAGGCCTGGGCGCGAACGCTGGACCCGCGGCGCAACGCGAAAGTCCTCGCCCGCGTCCTCTGA
- a CDS encoding acetylornithine transaminase, which produces MTTDGTAPLTDRWRAVMMDTYGTPPLALVRGAGRTAWDEAGRAYTDFTGGIAVTTLGHAHPAVVEAVSAQVARLGHVSNLFVSEPGVALAERLLDLFGRDGRVFFANSGTEAVEAAFKIARRTGRTHVVAAESGFHGRTMGALALTGQPPKRDPFLPLPGDVTHVPYGDVEALRAAVGEETAAVFLEPVQGEAGVVPAPDGYLRAAREITRATGTLLVLDEVQTGIGRTGHWFAHQSAPGVEPDVVTLAKGLGGGLPIGATVAFGAAAGLLGPGHHGSTFGGNPVSCAAGLAVLRTLEAEGLLPEVVRKGDALRRGIEDLRHPLVREVRGAGLLLGVALTAPVAARVQRSAQEAGFLVNAAGASTVRLAPALTVTDEEIAGLVKELPGILDG; this is translated from the coding sequence ATGACGACCGACGGAACCGCACCGCTCACCGACCGCTGGCGAGCGGTGATGATGGACACCTACGGCACTCCCCCGCTGGCCCTGGTCCGCGGTGCCGGCCGCACGGCCTGGGACGAGGCGGGCCGTGCGTACACCGACTTCACCGGGGGGATCGCGGTCACCACCCTGGGGCACGCGCACCCGGCCGTCGTGGAGGCCGTCAGCGCTCAGGTGGCCCGTCTGGGACATGTGTCGAACCTGTTCGTCTCGGAGCCCGGCGTCGCCCTCGCGGAGCGGCTGCTGGACCTCTTCGGCCGGGACGGCAGGGTGTTCTTCGCCAACTCCGGTACGGAGGCGGTCGAGGCCGCGTTCAAGATCGCCCGCCGGACCGGGCGCACCCACGTGGTCGCCGCCGAGAGCGGCTTCCACGGGCGCACGATGGGCGCCCTGGCCCTGACCGGGCAGCCCCCGAAGCGCGATCCCTTCCTGCCGCTTCCCGGCGACGTGACGCACGTGCCGTACGGGGACGTCGAGGCCCTGCGTGCCGCGGTCGGCGAGGAGACGGCGGCCGTCTTCCTGGAACCGGTACAGGGCGAGGCGGGCGTGGTGCCGGCCCCGGACGGATATCTGCGGGCGGCGCGGGAGATCACCCGGGCCACGGGGACCCTGCTGGTGCTGGACGAGGTGCAGACCGGCATCGGACGTACGGGCCACTGGTTCGCGCACCAGTCGGCGCCCGGCGTGGAACCCGATGTCGTGACGCTCGCGAAGGGCCTGGGCGGTGGCCTGCCGATCGGCGCCACCGTGGCGTTCGGTGCCGCGGCCGGCCTGCTGGGCCCCGGGCACCACGGCTCCACCTTCGGGGGCAACCCCGTGTCCTGCGCGGCGGGGCTCGCGGTCCTGCGGACCCTTGAGGCGGAAGGCCTGCTTCCGGAGGTCGTCCGGAAGGGCGACGCGCTGCGCCGTGGCATCGAGGACCTGAGGCATCCCCTGGTGCGCGAGGTGCGGGGTGCCGGACTCCTCCTGGGAGTGGCGCTCACCGCGCCGGTGGCGGCCCGGGTGCAGCGGTCCGCTCAGGAAGCGGGGTTCCTGGTGAACGCGGCCGGCGCGTCGACCGTGCGGCTGGCACCCGCCCTGACGGTCACGGACGAGGAGATCGCCGGTCTGGTGAAGGAGTTGCCGGGCATCCTGGACGGTTGA